A genome region from Cucurbita pepo subsp. pepo cultivar mu-cu-16 chromosome LG02, ASM280686v2, whole genome shotgun sequence includes the following:
- the LOC111785298 gene encoding nijmegen breakage syndrome 1 protein, with amino-acid sequence MVWGFFPVDPLSGEEKFYIFAPGKYKVGRKGCDLTITKDKGVSRIHAEIVVDAMIFLNSHKSYLSNVSSKVRISDCSKYGTFVSRNSGLKEKIHELPKKEASLYDGDVISFGSGNATYRFSFVQLVFYVHHSVSFQFQLLRDKVSSIGASTSHDIRECTHVLVEELMPFDEALVDAIVAEKPFVITSWVELFAGRTSCNEIPCFDSYHPTMTVEGMHVKVVDPNTRKNCLSGYTFLLGSAHMYKHGDRLKMLLQQVGGANVLSIEDFSSDSQDFGNGENERVVFIIPGGLAEKLGSSYKVDSYYKITELVLISSVLSGKLDRDNLISPCEPGSSTCSTDETVVAESDLEAETDKPVASNVQGSDEHLGIPDEHLSKPEDYLSKPEVSIDHAASGSAGDHKTFRNSYSGVKMRNDKVDESDNSNIDIIFTQNLIAQHVMKPSSIVTAEDGGITNFKRFRKTETHSGNSFYNLVPFDKYPYKDNGDGREEIAESLKEERKRKEMEAISEDLFNNEKGRRRGMVGSLQRLLTRS; translated from the exons ATGGTTTGGGGCTTCTTCCCCGTCGATCCTCTTTCAG GTGAGGAAAAATTCTACATTTTTGCGCCTGGGAAGTATAAAGTGGGTCGTAAAG GCTGCGATTTGACTATAACAAAAGATAAAGGAGTTTCCCGCATCCATGCAGAAATAGTTGTAGATGCTATGATCTTTTTAAATTCCCACAAGAGTTATTTATCTAATGTTTCCTCTAAAGTGAGGATTAGCGATTGCTCCAAGTATGGGACATTTGTTAGCAGGAATTCTGGGTTGAAGGAAAAAATTCACGAACTtccaaaaaaagaagcaagctTGTATGATGGAGATGTGATTTCATTTGGATCTGGCAATGCAACATACAG GTTCTCCTTTGTGCAACTTGTGTTTTATGTTCACCATTCAGTGTCCTTCCAATTCCAGCTGCTGAGGGACAAGGTTTCATCCATAG GTGCTTCTACATCTCATGATATTCGGGAGTGTACGCATGTGCTTGTAGAGGAACTGATGCCTTTTGATGAAGCTCTAGTTGACGCCATAGTGGCTGAGAAACCTTTTGTTATCACAAGTTGGGTTGAG TTATTTGCAGGAAGAACCTCCTGTAACGAGATTCCATGCTTTGATTC CTATCATCCAACAATGACTGTGGAAGGGATGCATGTCAAAGTTGTGGATCCCAACACTCGTAAAAACTGTTTGAGTGGATACACTTTTTTATTAGGGTCGGCACATATG TACAAACATGGGGATCGGTTGAAGATGCTATTGCAACAAGTTGGTGGTGCAAATGTTTTGTCTATTGAGGACTTCTCTTCAGATAGCCAA GACTTTGGTAATGGAGAAAATGAACGGGTAGTATTCATTATTCCTGGAGGATTAGCAGAAAAGTTGGGTTCATCCTATAAGGTTGattcttattataaaataactgAGTTGGTTTTGATATCATCTGTTTTGAGTGGAAAGCTGGATAGAGACAATTTGATATCACCCTGTG AACCAGGTTCCTCTACATGCTCCACTGATGAAACCGTGGTAGCAGAATCCGATCTCGAAGCAGAAACCGATAAACCAGTTGCTTCTAATGTCCAAGGTTCAGATGAACATTTAGGCATACCAGATGAACATTTAAGCAAACCAGAGGACTATTTAAGCAAACCAGAGGTGTCCATCGACCATGCTGCTTCTGGATCAGCTGGGGACCATAAAACATTCAGAAATAGTTACAGTGGAGTCAAAATGAGAAACGACAAGGTCGATGAATCTGACAACAGCAATATAGACATTATTTTCACTCAAAATTTAATCGCGCAACACGTGATGAAACCTTCATCAATAGTTACTGCAGAAGACGGTGGAATTACGAACTTCAAACGCTTCAGGAAG ACAGAAACTCACTCTGGGAATAGCTTTTATAATCTTGTTCCATTTGATAAGTATCCTTACAA GGATAACGGTGATGGAAGGGAAGAAATTGCAGAATccttgaaagaagaaagaaagcgCAAGGAAATGGAAGCTATATCTgaagatttatttaataacgAAAAG GGACGACGTCGTGGAATGGTCGGTTCCCTTCAACGGCTCCTTACTCGTTCTTAG
- the LOC111789416 gene encoding uncharacterized protein LOC111789416: MASTAAMIRLFLLFLLTVSLPIFSDARPCKSLFVSFSVHRHPTLDSRDPFSEMAIIVDITELKSAASSSSSSDSLFRPFGDELLRLDLPRDRAFVASEPHSLQELPLGLSYDFSSLRDRTKDILSVVVALLFGVGCGALTAATMYLAYSLCSSQFSHRSSVYDDLWEEGDFSDDNKENIKKMGYVKIPEDVAPVKSVV; encoded by the coding sequence ATGGCGTCAACGGCAGCAATGATTCGtctctttctcctctttcttctcaCGGTTTCCCTCCCAATCTTCTCCGATGCCCGCCCCTGCAAATCCCTCTTCGTTTCCTTTTCCGTTCACCGCCACCCAACCCTCGATTCCCGCGATCCCTTCTCCGAGATGGCCATTATCGTCGACATCACCGAGTTGAAATCCGctgcatcttcttcttcttcttccgatTCCCTTTTCCGCCCCTTCGGTGACGAACTCCTCCGCTTGGATCTCCCTCGCGATAGGGCTTTTGTAGCCTCCGAACCCCACTCGCTTCAAGAACTCCCTTTGGGCCTCTCTTATGACTTCAGCTCCCTTCGTGATCGTACCAAGGATATCCTCAGCGTTGTTGTTGCTTTGCTCTTCGGCGTTGGCTGTGGCGCTCTCACTGCTGCCACCATGTATTTGGCCTACTCGTTGTGCTCCAGCCAATTTAGTCATCGCTCTTCTGTGTATGATGACCTCTGGGAGGAGGGTGATTTCAGTGATGATAACAAGGAGAATATTAAGAAGATGGGTTACGTCAAGATCCCCGAGGACGTTGCGCCGGTTAAATCAGTGGTGTAA